A stretch of Mauremys reevesii isolate NIE-2019 linkage group 25, ASM1616193v1, whole genome shotgun sequence DNA encodes these proteins:
- the CHCHD5 gene encoding coiled-coil-helix-coiled-coil-helix domain-containing protein 5, which yields HGHGWVFAHADWVGPRARRVPGVLGAAACEEAALEVTARHCRSELDQYGRCVAASPATWQQDCHRLKLRMARCAASHPIVQKIRHDCAEPFTAFEQCLKQNQASVMNCNEHLNQFLLCAEQVKLMTSGE from the exons CATGGCCACGGCTGGGTTTTCGCGCATGCGGACTGGGTCGGGCCGCGGGCGCGGCGTGTTCCGGGGGTGCTCGGCGCGGCAGcatgtga GGAGGCCGCCCTGGAGGTGACGGCGCGGCACTGCCGCAGCGAGCTGGACCAGTACGGGCGCTGCGTGGCCGCCAGCCCCGCCACCTGGCAGCAGGACTGTCACCGGCTGAAGCTGCGCATGGCCCGCTGCGCCGCCTCCCA CCCGATTGTGCAGAAGATCCGCCACGACTGCGCTGAGCCCTTCACTGCATTTGAACAGTGCTTGAAACAGAACCAGGCCTCTGTGATGAACTGCAACGAACACCTCAACCAGTTCCTGCTGTGCGCTGAGCAGGTGAAGCTAATGACTTCAGGTGAATGA